A single uncultured Methanolobus sp. DNA region contains:
- a CDS encoding metal-dependent transcriptional regulator, with amino-acid sequence MQEITGLELSPKKVEYLKFLLKKGDLVKTTDISTELNVDPSTTTKTINDLSGSGYVDHVPYRGVRLTEMGREFAEFFVNRHNILSLMLSHYGLSSEDACAEVSRFEAFVSKEAIDIICGAMGHPTISVCGRIKHSSCNLH; translated from the coding sequence ATGCAGGAAATTACAGGTTTGGAGTTATCTCCCAAAAAAGTGGAGTATCTAAAATTCCTTCTTAAGAAGGGGGATCTGGTTAAGACCACGGATATTTCTACAGAGCTGAATGTTGATCCTTCTACTACTACAAAGACAATAAATGACCTTTCAGGATCAGGTTATGTGGATCATGTCCCTTATAGGGGCGTGCGTCTTACTGAGATGGGTAGGGAATTTGCAGAATTCTTTGTGAACAGGCACAATATTCTGAGTTTGATGCTAAGTCATTATGGTCTCTCTTCTGAGGATGCATGTGCTGAAGTATCTCGTTTTGAAGCATTCGTTTCAAAAGAGGCTATTGATATCATCTGCGGTGCGATGGGACATCCTACTATAAGCGTTTGTGGTAGGATAAAACACTCTTCATGTAATTTGCATTAA
- a CDS encoding ABC transporter ATP-binding protein produces MENVIDLKDVWVNYDGVKVLESVNLTVKDRDFLAIIGPNGGGKSTLLKVILGLIKPDKGSVTLLGGRPTKTRKDVGYVPQYHSSNLDFPITVWDVVLMGRLSHKRPLQRYNEDDRNAALEALKKVGMLDFKDRQIGELSGGQKQRVFIARSLVTKPKLLILDEPSTGIDSRMQKEFYELLNKLKSEIAIVMVTHDISAVSIYVDKIGCLNRKFHYHDDKEISPHDLEVSYQCPVELIAHGVPHRVLKEH; encoded by the coding sequence ATGGAAAATGTGATCGATCTTAAGGATGTATGGGTAAATTATGATGGTGTTAAGGTTCTTGAGTCAGTGAACCTGACAGTAAAGGACAGAGATTTCCTGGCTATCATCGGCCCAAACGGTGGAGGCAAAAGCACTCTGCTAAAAGTCATTCTTGGATTGATCAAACCTGATAAAGGTTCTGTAACTCTATTGGGTGGCAGGCCCACAAAAACCAGAAAGGATGTGGGTTATGTCCCTCAATATCATTCTTCCAATCTTGATTTTCCCATTACGGTCTGGGATGTTGTTCTCATGGGTCGTCTGAGCCACAAACGCCCTTTACAGCGATATAATGAAGATGACCGCAATGCAGCTCTTGAAGCTCTTAAAAAAGTAGGCATGCTTGATTTTAAGGACAGGCAAATAGGCGAGCTTTCTGGTGGACAGAAACAGAGGGTTTTCATTGCCCGCTCCCTTGTTACGAAACCGAAACTGTTAATACTGGATGAGCCGTCCACTGGTATAGATTCCAGAATGCAAAAGGAGTTCTATGAGCTTCTCAATAAGCTAAAATCAGAGATTGCTATTGTAATGGTGACTCACGATATCAGCGCAGTCTCAATCTATGTCGATAAGATAGGCTGTTTGAACAGGAAGTTCCATTATCACGATGATAAAGAAATCAGTCCGCATGATCTGGAAGTATCATACCAGTGTCCTGTAGAATTAATCGCACATGGTGTGCCACACAGGGTACTGAAAGAGCACTGA
- a CDS encoding zinc ABC transporter substrate-binding protein produces MKIMKMLLAAFVLIGVVLTAGCVDEQSTSDANSGNVVVGISILPQQEFVEKIAGDSVEVVVMVPPGADPHSYEPTPSQLTALSKAKMYAMVGSGITVEENMMGKLADLNPDMLIVDCSEGITLLEMEAHEHEGEEEADGAEEEHDNAGTDPHIWTSPDNVEVMVENIYQGLVEIDPDNQEIYLANKNAYLAELNTLDEQIQNTLEGKEGSSFMVYHPAWGYFANHYGLTEVSVEIEGKEPSVKDMQSVIDLANEKGIKVIFVQSGFSTVSAEAIANEIGGEVVAVDPLAKDYIDNLAKVAEAFEKGLA; encoded by the coding sequence ATGAAAATTATGAAAATGCTCTTAGCTGCATTTGTTTTAATTGGTGTCGTTCTGACAGCCGGGTGCGTAGATGAACAAAGTACTTCTGATGCTAATTCTGGAAATGTTGTTGTAGGTATCAGCATTCTTCCCCAGCAGGAGTTTGTTGAAAAGATCGCAGGTGACAGCGTAGAAGTCGTGGTCATGGTTCCTCCCGGTGCAGATCCTCACTCTTATGAGCCAACACCCAGTCAGCTTACAGCTCTCAGTAAAGCAAAAATGTATGCAATGGTTGGTTCCGGTATCACAGTTGAAGAGAACATGATGGGCAAGCTTGCAGACTTGAACCCTGATATGCTTATTGTTGATTGTTCTGAAGGCATTACTCTTCTTGAAATGGAAGCTCATGAGCATGAAGGTGAGGAAGAGGCTGACGGGGCTGAAGAAGAGCATGACAATGCCGGTACTGATCCTCACATATGGACCTCTCCTGACAATGTGGAAGTAATGGTGGAAAACATTTACCAGGGACTTGTGGAGATTGATCCTGATAATCAGGAAATCTATCTTGCAAACAAAAATGCATACCTCGCAGAGCTCAATACACTCGATGAGCAGATCCAGAACACGCTGGAAGGTAAGGAAGGTAGCAGTTTTATGGTCTATCATCCTGCATGGGGTTATTTTGCCAATCATTATGGATTGACAGAGGTATCCGTAGAGATAGAAGGCAAAGAGCCAAGTGTAAAGGATATGCAGTCTGTAATTGATCTGGCAAACGAGAAAGGTATCAAAGTCATTTTCGTGCAGTCAGGTTTTAGTACAGTAAGTGCTGAAGCTATAGCAAATGAGATTGGCGGAGAAGTTGTTGCAGTCGATCCGCTGGCAAAGGATTATATAGATAACCTTGCAAAAGTAGCAGAAGCGTTTGAAAAAGGACTGGCTTAA
- a CDS encoding metal ABC transporter permease produces the protein MLEILQYDFMRNAILAAILASIACGIIGVYVVVKKIVFISGGITHASFGGIGIGYFLGINPLFGLIPFSLLSAIVMGLVSKRTKVAEDTAIGILWSLGMAIGIILIYWTPGYAPDLMTYLFGNILTVPMSDIYLMLGLDVVIIFMVYAYYKHFMALCFDEEFTKVSGLSAEKLYLLLLCLIALTVVLLIKVVGIILIIALLTMPASLSRHYTNNLGKMMYLSIIFGILFSLAGLYLSYLFDAPSGATIILAMSTVYILHFLYDGLKPKIASQK, from the coding sequence ATGCTTGAAATACTCCAGTATGACTTCATGAGGAATGCAATTCTGGCCGCTATTCTTGCCAGTATTGCTTGTGGCATTATCGGTGTCTATGTTGTTGTGAAAAAAATCGTATTTATTAGCGGTGGCATCACACATGCATCATTTGGTGGTATTGGTATCGGATATTTCCTCGGTATCAATCCATTGTTTGGCTTGATACCTTTCAGTTTGCTTTCTGCAATAGTGATGGGTCTTGTGAGCAAACGTACAAAAGTGGCTGAGGACACAGCAATAGGAATTTTGTGGTCTCTTGGAATGGCTATAGGAATTATTCTTATTTACTGGACACCTGGCTATGCTCCTGATCTTATGACGTATCTGTTTGGTAATATCCTTACGGTTCCTATGTCCGATATATATCTCATGCTGGGACTTGATGTTGTAATTATATTCATGGTCTATGCTTATTACAAACATTTCATGGCACTTTGTTTTGATGAGGAATTCACAAAGGTGTCAGGACTGTCCGCAGAGAAACTTTACCTGCTTCTTCTTTGCCTTATAGCACTTACAGTAGTACTTCTGATCAAGGTAGTTGGTATCATTCTGATCATTGCACTTCTGACAATGCCGGCATCACTTAGCAGACACTATACTAATAATCTTGGAAAAATGATGTACCTTTCAATCATTTTCGGGATACTTTTCAGTCTGGCAGGACTCTATCTGTCATATCTTTTCGATGCACCTTCCGGCGCAACGATAATTCTGGCAATGTCTACAGTATATATACTTCATTTCCTGTATGACGGCCTTAAGCCAAAAATAGCATCACAAAAATGA
- a CDS encoding YcaO-related McrA-glycine thioamidation protein codes for MPEINIDRSVHFMEGTQRVLDENSTLEKTKDKLKSIGVTRIASITDLDRLGIPVFSAIRPSAAEGAISVYSGKGNTETQARISSMMEGFERCLAEKSGINENVKDEIKSIHLVDSYDNITKENNAVNPPTLLISENYNPKALIEWVQGWDLLKNEETFVPGNSVYHPYEAPGRTLKLFRSNTNGLAAGNTVEEAIFHGLLEVIERDALSIAEFNRNPGKEIILTEEDGENYEILRKFTDNEVDVKLWALPHDTEITTVVATTDDIRLKDAALLVMGAGAHLNPVIAVRRALTEAAQSRVVQIHGAREDTEREKFVREIGYDRIKRMNIYWYEDGEKTSTSELKDMSRTSPAESIDVIIEQLKKVTDSAVVVDLSRESVAVPVVRVVIPTFEMYTLDRERVGKRAKSSSRKKMAPQDRPWRKGRGR; via the coding sequence ATGCCAGAGATAAACATCGACAGATCAGTTCACTTCATGGAAGGCACCCAGCGTGTGCTTGACGAAAACAGCACACTTGAGAAAACAAAAGATAAGCTCAAAAGCATAGGTGTAACCAGAATAGCCAGCATTACTGATCTGGACAGACTTGGCATACCTGTTTTTTCCGCAATAAGACCAAGTGCAGCAGAAGGTGCTATCTCCGTTTATTCCGGCAAAGGAAACACGGAGACACAGGCAAGGATATCATCCATGATGGAAGGTTTTGAGCGCTGCCTTGCTGAGAAAAGTGGCATTAATGAAAATGTGAAGGATGAAATAAAATCAATTCACCTGGTAGATAGTTACGATAATATCACCAAAGAAAATAATGCAGTAAACCCGCCAACTCTGCTCATATCTGAAAACTACAATCCAAAAGCATTAATTGAATGGGTACAGGGATGGGATCTTTTGAAAAATGAAGAGACCTTTGTTCCTGGTAATTCAGTATATCATCCTTACGAAGCACCTGGAAGAACGTTGAAGCTATTCAGAAGCAACACCAATGGACTTGCTGCAGGTAATACCGTTGAAGAAGCAATATTCCACGGATTGCTTGAAGTTATTGAAAGAGATGCACTCAGCATTGCAGAATTTAACAGAAACCCGGGAAAAGAAATTATCCTGACAGAAGAAGACGGAGAAAACTATGAGATTCTCCGCAAGTTCACAGACAATGAAGTTGATGTCAAACTCTGGGCTTTACCACATGACACCGAAATCACAACGGTTGTTGCAACTACAGATGATATAAGACTCAAAGATGCCGCACTTCTTGTAATGGGAGCAGGTGCACACCTTAATCCTGTAATTGCAGTAAGAAGAGCATTGACAGAAGCTGCACAGTCAAGAGTTGTGCAGATTCACGGCGCACGTGAGGACACCGAACGTGAAAAGTTTGTCAGGGAAATAGGATACGACAGGATAAAACGTATGAACATATACTGGTACGAGGACGGGGAAAAGACATCCACGTCCGAACTGAAAGACATGTCAAGAACCTCACCTGCTGAAAGCATTGATGTGATCATCGAACAGCTAAAGAAAGTGACTGATTCAGCAGTTGTCGTAGACCTCTCACGTGAAAGTGTTGCTGTTCCGGTTGTAAGAGTGGTCATTCCAACTTTTGAGATGTATACCCTTGACAGGGAACGTGTTGGAAAAAGAGCAAAGTCCAGTTCCAGAAAGAAAATGGCACCACAGGACAGACCCTGGAGGAAAGGACGAGGAAGATGA
- a CDS encoding TfuA-related McrA-glycine thioamidation protein, with amino-acid sequence MNNRSEVLVFAGSSISHEDASKILDVTYWPPISRGDIGKAASEGYKIIGIIDGIFFSRAAAAHKEIINVMREGVTVIGGCSMGALRASELDIHGMEGVGTIYEWYRDGVIEDDDEVAVATNPDTFEAVSSPMVNIRETLKAASSADIIDDEECRLITQLAKKTHYTERSYFGISRTAEKEGIISKEKAESLLQFCRENERDIKREDAILVLEKIKEIISQ; translated from the coding sequence ATGAATAACAGATCAGAAGTCCTTGTATTTGCAGGTTCAAGTATCAGCCATGAAGATGCATCAAAAATACTTGATGTTACATACTGGCCACCGATATCCAGAGGAGACATTGGTAAAGCTGCCAGTGAAGGATACAAAATTATAGGTATAATAGACGGCATCTTCTTTAGCAGGGCAGCCGCAGCCCACAAAGAGATAATAAACGTAATGAGAGAAGGAGTTACCGTCATAGGTGGCTGCAGTATGGGAGCCCTGCGGGCATCAGAGCTTGACATTCATGGAATGGAAGGCGTGGGGACAATTTACGAGTGGTACAGGGACGGAGTTATCGAGGATGATGACGAGGTTGCTGTTGCCACAAACCCGGACACATTTGAAGCAGTATCAAGCCCGATGGTCAATATCAGGGAAACATTGAAAGCCGCAAGTTCAGCAGACATCATTGACGATGAAGAGTGCAGGCTTATAACTCAACTTGCAAAAAAGACCCATTACACAGAAAGAAGCTATTTTGGAATCTCAAGAACAGCAGAAAAAGAAGGAATAATATCAAAAGAAAAGGCTGAAAGCCTCCTTCAGTTCTGCAGAGAGAATGAACGTGACATCAAAAGAGAAGATGCCATTCTTGTTCTTGAAAAGATAAAAGAGATCATTTCGCAATAA